A region from the Tachyglossus aculeatus isolate mTacAcu1 chromosome Y4, mTacAcu1.pri, whole genome shotgun sequence genome encodes:
- the LOC119947212 gene encoding sex hormone-binding globulin-like isoform X3 — MADLPLWSPLLLLLLLPPEASSDSSHALSPQSHPANLDSDALHLGSHGRLGPALNMTFDLTKVTRATSYFELRTWDPEGVVFYGDTDPKYDWFLLGLREGRVEIQLHNPHARVTVAAGPKLNDGKWHRMEVSNKQDMVVLAIDGDEVLKLHQVSKPLAGAPLPPMKIVLGNLLFPPSKLRLPLVPFLDACLRRSFWLNVPLASFSPPPTRHPPLRACEPDSGPGAYFPPGSQAQFALKDLRPRGEDPWNFTVELGLRPVGAGGPTRILAFGTPGSDPVLSLHLRNQDRTPGPLRPLSAWKDCWHKARSWIRTERKA; from the exons ATGGCTGACCTACCCCTTTGGtcccctctgctgctgctgctgctgctgcctcctgaAGCTTCGTCCGATTCCTCGCATGCCCTGAGCCCTCAG agtcacccagccaacCTGGACTCAGACGCCCTGCACCTTGGCAGTCACGGGAGGCTTGGGCCTGCCCTTAATATGACCTTTGACCTCACCAAGGTCActag GGCCACCTCCTACTTCGAGCTGCGCACCTGGGACCCAGAGGGGGTGGTGTTTTACGGGGACACGGACCCCAAATATGACTGGTTcctgctggggctgagggagggtcgAGTGGAGATCCAGCTCCATAACCCCCACGCCCGGGTGACGGTGGCGGCGGGCCCCAAACTCAACGACGGGAAATGGCACCGG ATGGAGGTGTCGAACAAGCAAGACATGGTGGTGCTGGCCATCGATGGGGATGAAGTACTCAAACTCCACCAGGTCTCCAAGCCGCTCGCTGGAGCCCCGCTGCCCCCCATGAAGATCGTCCTGGGaaaccttctcttccctcccagcaaACTCCGTCTCCCG CTGGTCCCATTCCTGGACGCCTGCCTTCGCCGCTCCTTCTGGCTCAACGTACCCTTGGCCTCATTTTCCCCCCCGCCTACCCGCCATCCACCCCTCAGGGCCTGTGAGCCTGACTCCGGCCCCGGGGCCTACTTCCCTCCTGGATCACAGGCCCAGTTTGCCCTTAAAG ACCTCCGCCCCCGAGGAGAGGATCCCTGGAACTTCACGGTGGAGCTGGGGCTGCGCCCGGTGGGAGCGGGCGGGCCCACCCGGATCCTGGCCTTCGGGACCCCCGGCAGCGACCCCGTGCTCAGCCTGCACCTGCGGAACCAG